aattctatgtTGGGTAGAAAAGAACTAGGGGcggaaaacaaaagaaaaaaacaaaaaagcgctcaaatgtcaaattgatctgatgaaatcaccgaccagtgagcaggtaccaaattttgtttcattataatgattattcttaaaactttttttttgtttggttttgatcaccgcactttcttgtggttttctttgattgatatttttcggtgatttacgaCGATAAATATAACtgctgttttttacgtttcggcttactgaatttcagccatcctcagaaaaaacttgttttgccgcgtgtttccttTACGGCCGGCACgcggcaaaacaagttttttctgaggatggctgaaattcagtaagccgaaacgtaaaaaacagcaGTTATATTAATCGTcgtaaatcactgaaaaatatcaattaaagaaaaccacataaaacttttttcaagtctttgagagagttttgcactGGATACGTTTTTCAAGTGTCACCAAACTGATCATGCCTCATCTATAAAACAATAGCTTTGTTGATTGTTTTTGGTTTCGGCACGAGTTTTCATtatgaacgattacaaatcttttcaaaaggtgctgtttttttctgtcgaaaagtaaaaaaaaaatggtgcaaaaatgctgcagcgaatttctatttggCTGACCTAGGAAAAGAAGAGATATAAAACAAGTCTTAAGGCGGGGttagaaaaaacgaaaaaattaacaaatatgttAAATGATTGCAACCGAAAAAGTATTGATATTTAGTTATTAAGCCCATaaagttttgcaattttcgacaaaaaaaaaagttccttcAGGGTGATGAACCACGCATGAAAGAGTTACACATCAGCTccaattgtaattttttagattttatcgGAATCATTTTAGATGATATTATCTGAATCAAATCGTTCAAGCACGAGgttaaatattataatttaaaaaaacaagtcATTTGAGattgaaaacataaaacattttcaatttgatAGTCTCATAAATCCTTGATCAATGTGTTTTCGACCTAAAAGAGTTATTGGCTGTTAGGTCTAACGCTTACGGATTTCTCTGCCATTCCCAATGGCTTATGGAGACTGGCTATACAAAGATAATTATTCTTAATAATTCTTGACTCAGTGAGGTGTTTCCTTTAAAGAAGTgttttttccaatctatatatATCTAGATTTTGAATGACATTTTCCTTGCAAACTCAACTGTTATTATTATatgttatgttaatttttttgtaagaattgtaAGCAGATGGTTAATGGGGCGCTTTCAAGGTAATATAATGGACATAACTTTTCGAGCTGGAAATAAaccttgaaaggtttttttttctactaatgttctctgtttctttttttattttcaagagcgagtaaaggcgcttaatccttggtcgatgaccagaaatgattgtacactgaaatctaAAACAGTATtacgaaataatgaaaaaaatagaatttcaaaatcctTTGATTTAACTcactacatttttcaaaatgaatttattcttaagttttgtgatttatgtgtacaaaatgaatcatttccagccgctgTAGAAAGGTCCTAGTTATTGATGGAGTTACATCACATTATGCATAGATATATCATCAAGGAgtatttttcttagcatgctccCAACGATATTgcctctgcgttctctgctccatggtaggcccaaccactttatgtttttgatcattttaatgttattatgttaaaatgatgaaaagcatgaacaaagacaagaagaataataattcacttttattgttttttgggactcagacataagttctggctgtggaagtacgattagtgattagtgaaaagAGTTATTGGCTGTTAGGTCTAAGAGTAATCGccattctggattgattttaaacaaaatccttagttaaagcttgcttcagataGAATTGGAACAGAAACAATTGCCTGTGTTTTAGTTACTTgttattgaattcaagatctttttgatcttttttttatagatatgtaacgttttcttcatacttttaagaaaaaatacggataaaattatttgtcaCGGAGTCGAAGGTattctcgattttttcctgtaacacgactcattaggcggcgcacaccttcTCCGTCCATCATTTTAGCAATCTTATTCCACAAGGTTTCAATCTGAtctttccctttgccttgaaTCTCCTTTGCATGTATTTCTCAATATGGCGAAACTGGGGACAGTTGGATAggttaaggtttttcggaacaaactggacccctttctcagcataccattcttgaacgactgctgtaatgacagcttgccaaatctggccaaaacattacggaATAATCGTAGGATCGAATGAACGTCGAAATTTATTCGTGGAgacataaatcataaattttcgtacaaatttgtcggcaaaaacaaatttaaattttgctggaacatccccccgagccgttgttaagaaaaatttttgacctgggatttgcccgaagTTAGCCTTtacataggtttcatcgtccatcagaagacacccgtcgaacttggtTTGCACCTGGTCAAATAGCTTCCGAACACGGATTTCGTccacactattctgttttatcgtccgatttggctgtttgctagctcgGTACGACTTGATTTcttcccggagtcgaattctcctcacggtactttgagcagcaccgaattttctggccaaatcaAGGAACGACAGATCGGAATTcctcttaatcgtcttcaaaatcttaccgTTTCAAAGTCTAttcggtcgacagttccactccgacgattggcttgaggcttccgaaGCGTAGCCAATGTTTCCTTATAACGTTttataacacgccatacggtatttctagGCAATTTCCGGTGTTTAGCTAGCCTAGATGCGAACCACAAtagattttctaaataaatgtgcacaattttgtttacaaagtacagtcgatttgcggaacgtcaaaaatatcaacttccaaatccgtccacaaAGAGCACCACAATATGAGTTTTTTCCAATTCTAAATAAGCAAGCTTTAATACgccaaaatttctattttaatgtttttctaaaaaaaagcaatCAGTCTGTTTGTTTGCTTGTGggtataaaagttttattaaaagtgGTTTCAGGAttcaaattgattgattttgcattttttgaaattttaacgacAAAGCAATTCTTGTGATTGTGGACCtgatttgtaaatatttctaaaaatttcagtACACTTTGGACTGCACAAATATATACGGACACTCGCACAAAGTTGCCGGCAGCGTACTACAATGCTCCAGCGAGTTCCAATTGGCCTCTGGACAATCCTatggaataataaaaaagaaggtTACCAAAATGTCGTTTTTTCGATGATCGTCAACTACCCGAACAGAAATCATCAGAACGCAATCCAGAAAACGGCTCGCACACGGTAGACAGATTTGTGAAACTTTTCTTTCAGCAATTTGATCTCTATAGTCACACATTGGCTGCAAGAAATTACAAATTGTTGTTGAACGTGTTCCTTCAAAGTTAATCAATAGCAGGCAGCACCTCGTAAACAAAACTGGCACATCTGGTGACAGCAGTTGTGATCAGCAGCCGCCATTGCGAACCCGGTGGAGCTCGTGCTGTTAGTACCTGGATGGCCCGCTCCTTGGAAAAGGTATTGTTCACCAGGATCCGGGTGATGTTCAGCGCACATTCCGCTTGACACTTTGGAAAGTAACAGAAACAGGATGATCGAAAATAGTTTAGATTAGAAGATGTAGTTTCTGTGAGATCTAGATGTTTATGTTCCTTAACCCTTGGAGTACGGCTTAGAGACGGCTCACAGCCGTCTCGCGCAATTGTGGCACAACTCCCTCTGTCGAGGGAAGAATGAGAATTAATCCTGCTCCATACGAAATAAAAAGTACTAAGCagtttacaaaataaattaaaaatattgtacTGTAAACAAATTATACTTACATTAGCTAACACTGGCTTCACTTTCCCGGCCGAAACGGGTAGCGCAGATCGGGTGGAACACACGTCGAGGACAACTGGAGGCAGCAGCAACGGTCGATTACAACAGGCCGATATGTTAGCCAGACTAAATTTTTCGCTACAACTAGCGTGGTAATAATCAAACTGATGTGAGATGTAATACAATGAAATGGATACAGTTGTAAAGTTTTCGAAAGCATTTAaatttgtaccttttttccaacgaCATAAGCCGGAAAAAAGAAGAGAAATAAACCACTCAATATAGAGGTAACCGCGAAGCTCTTCATCACCTATTCCGGGGACCGGGGACAATAGAATGACTTTCATATAAACTAGAAGCAAGTCATTTGAACAGTTATTTTGAACGCCATCATTTTTATCCGCCTCgctaagtttcgtcaaaataGTGGTTTTCTTATTCATGGTTGTGTAGGATAGATCAGTTGAGGAAGtaatattgcggttactgggaaaatttctaatcgagcgacggtagccttccgtgcggtaggctagccggagcagtaaacacagttaaaaaattcactcttac
This sequence is a window from Uranotaenia lowii strain MFRU-FL chromosome 3, ASM2978415v1, whole genome shotgun sequence. Protein-coding genes within it:
- the LOC129752345 gene encoding uncharacterized protein LOC129752345; translated protein: MEAKDETRACVSLRRTQYPEGGEGWPDTLDRTCCENAGRLSVRNGPLRILGSCATIARDGCEPSLSRTPRVKEHKHLDLTETTSSNLNYFRSSCFCYFPKCQAECALNITRILVNNTFSKERAIQVLTARAPPGSQWRLLITTAVTRCASFVYEPMCDYRDQIAERKVSQICLPCASRFLDCVLMISVRDCPEANWNSLEHCSTLPATLCECPYIFVQSKVY